The Dasypus novemcinctus isolate mDasNov1 chromosome 12, mDasNov1.1.hap2, whole genome shotgun sequence genome includes a window with the following:
- the SLC38A2 gene encoding sodium-coupled neutral amino acid symporter 2 isoform X2, producing the protein MKQTLILLTFVTVFSLYSVHLLLKTANEGGSLLYEQLGQKAFGLAGKLAASGSITMQNIGAMSSYLFIVKYELPLVIQALMNIEDTTGIWYLNGDYLVLLVSLVLILPLSLLRNLGYLGYTSGLSLLCMVFFLIVVICKKFQIPCPVEVALMINETINSSLTHSATFTPHVALNLTEDDYCRPRYFIFNSQTVYAVPILTFSFVCHPAILPIYEELKGRSRRRMMNVSKISFFAMFLMYLLAALFGYLTFYEHVESELLHTYSSVVGTDILLLIVRLAVLVAVTLTVPVVIFPIRSSVIQLLCPAKDFSWWRHIIITMSILASTNFLVIFVPTIRDIFGFIGASAAAMLIFILPSAFYMKLVKKESMKSIQKIGALLFLLSGVVVMIGSMTLIVLDWVHNAAGDGH; encoded by the exons atgaaacaGACTTT AATTCTCTTGACATTTGTGACAGTGTTTTCCTTATATTCTGTTCATCTCCTTTTGAAGACTGCCAATGAAGGAG GGTCTTTATTATATGAACAATTGGGACAGAAGGCATTTGGATTGGCTGGAAAACTTGCTGCTTCTGGATCAATTACAATGCAGAACATTGGAG CTATGTCAAGCTACCTCTTCATAGTGAAATATGAGTTACCTTTGGTGATCCAGGCATTAATGAACATTGAAGATACAACTGG AATATGGTATCTGAATGGTGACTATTTGGTTCTGCTGGTATCATTGGTGCTTATTCTTCCTTTGTCGCTGCTGAGAAATTTAG GATATTTAGGATATACCAGTGGCCTTTCCTTGTTGTGTATGGTGTTCTTTCTGATTGTG gtGATTTGCAAGAAATTTCAAATTCCTTGTCCAGTGGAAGTTGCTCTGAtgataaatgaaacaataaacaGCAGCTTAACACATTCAGCAACTTTTACACCTCATGTGGCACTTAACTTGACTGAAGATGATTATTGCAGACCACGTTATTTTATCTTCAACTCACAG ACTGTCTATGCTGTGCCAATTCTGACCTTTTCGTTTGTCTGCCACCCTGCGATTCTTCCCATTTACGAAGAGCTGAAAGG CCGCAGCCGTAGAAGAATGATGAATGTGTCCAAGATTTCGTTTTTTGCCATGTTCCTTATGTACCTGCTTGCTGCTCTCTTTGGATACTTGACATTTTATG AACATGTTGAGTCAGAATTGCTCCACACCTATTCTTCTGTTGTGGGAACTGATATTCTTCTTCTTATTGTTCGTTTGGCTGTGTTGGTGGCTGTCACCCTGACAGTACCAGTGGTTATTTTCCCA aTCCGGAGTTCCGTAATTCAGTTGTTGTGTCCAGCAAAAGATTTCAGTTGGTGGCGTCATATTATCATTACAATGTCTATCTTGGCATCTACCAATTTTCTTGTCATCTTTGTTCCGACTATTAGGGATATCTTTGGTTTCATAG GTGCATCTGCAGCTGCAatgttgatttttattcttccatctgcCTTCTATATGAAGTTAGTGAAGAAAGAATCTATGAAATCGATACAAAAGATTGGG GCCCTCCTCTTCCTGCTGAGTGGCGTGGTGGTGATGATTGGAAGCATGACCTTGATTGTTTTGGATTGGGTGCACAATGCTGCTGGAGATGGCCATTAA
- the SLC38A2 gene encoding sodium-coupled neutral amino acid symporter 2 isoform X1, with protein sequence MKKAEMGRFNISPDEDSSSYSSNSDFTYSYPTKQASLKSHYADVDPENQNFLLESNLGKKKYETDFHPGTTSFGMSIFNLSNAIVGSGILGLSYAMANTGIALFIILLTFVTVFSLYSVHLLLKTANEGGSLLYEQLGQKAFGLAGKLAASGSITMQNIGAMSSYLFIVKYELPLVIQALMNIEDTTGIWYLNGDYLVLLVSLVLILPLSLLRNLGYLGYTSGLSLLCMVFFLIVVICKKFQIPCPVEVALMINETINSSLTHSATFTPHVALNLTEDDYCRPRYFIFNSQTVYAVPILTFSFVCHPAILPIYEELKGRSRRRMMNVSKISFFAMFLMYLLAALFGYLTFYEHVESELLHTYSSVVGTDILLLIVRLAVLVAVTLTVPVVIFPIRSSVIQLLCPAKDFSWWRHIIITMSILASTNFLVIFVPTIRDIFGFIGASAAAMLIFILPSAFYMKLVKKESMKSIQKIGALLFLLSGVVVMIGSMTLIVLDWVHNAAGDGH encoded by the exons ATGAAGAAAGCCGAGATGGGAAGGTTTAACATTTCCCCGGACGAGGACAGCAGCAGCTACAGCTCCAACAGCGATTTCACCTACTCCTACCCCACCAAGCAAGCTTCTCTGAAAAG tcATTATGCAGATGTAGATCCTGAAAACCAGAACTTTTTACTTGAATCTAATttggggaagaagaaatatgaaacaGACTTT CATCCAGGTACTACTTCCTTTGGAATGTCAATATTTAATCTGAGCAATGCGATTGTGGGCAGTGGAATCCTTGGGCTTTCTTATGCCATGGCTAATACTGGAATTGCTCTTTTTAT AATTCTCTTGACATTTGTGACAGTGTTTTCCTTATATTCTGTTCATCTCCTTTTGAAGACTGCCAATGAAGGAG GGTCTTTATTATATGAACAATTGGGACAGAAGGCATTTGGATTGGCTGGAAAACTTGCTGCTTCTGGATCAATTACAATGCAGAACATTGGAG CTATGTCAAGCTACCTCTTCATAGTGAAATATGAGTTACCTTTGGTGATCCAGGCATTAATGAACATTGAAGATACAACTGG AATATGGTATCTGAATGGTGACTATTTGGTTCTGCTGGTATCATTGGTGCTTATTCTTCCTTTGTCGCTGCTGAGAAATTTAG GATATTTAGGATATACCAGTGGCCTTTCCTTGTTGTGTATGGTGTTCTTTCTGATTGTG gtGATTTGCAAGAAATTTCAAATTCCTTGTCCAGTGGAAGTTGCTCTGAtgataaatgaaacaataaacaGCAGCTTAACACATTCAGCAACTTTTACACCTCATGTGGCACTTAACTTGACTGAAGATGATTATTGCAGACCACGTTATTTTATCTTCAACTCACAG ACTGTCTATGCTGTGCCAATTCTGACCTTTTCGTTTGTCTGCCACCCTGCGATTCTTCCCATTTACGAAGAGCTGAAAGG CCGCAGCCGTAGAAGAATGATGAATGTGTCCAAGATTTCGTTTTTTGCCATGTTCCTTATGTACCTGCTTGCTGCTCTCTTTGGATACTTGACATTTTATG AACATGTTGAGTCAGAATTGCTCCACACCTATTCTTCTGTTGTGGGAACTGATATTCTTCTTCTTATTGTTCGTTTGGCTGTGTTGGTGGCTGTCACCCTGACAGTACCAGTGGTTATTTTCCCA aTCCGGAGTTCCGTAATTCAGTTGTTGTGTCCAGCAAAAGATTTCAGTTGGTGGCGTCATATTATCATTACAATGTCTATCTTGGCATCTACCAATTTTCTTGTCATCTTTGTTCCGACTATTAGGGATATCTTTGGTTTCATAG GTGCATCTGCAGCTGCAatgttgatttttattcttccatctgcCTTCTATATGAAGTTAGTGAAGAAAGAATCTATGAAATCGATACAAAAGATTGGG GCCCTCCTCTTCCTGCTGAGTGGCGTGGTGGTGATGATTGGAAGCATGACCTTGATTGTTTTGGATTGGGTGCACAATGCTGCTGGAGATGGCCATTAA